Proteins encoded within one genomic window of Bradyrhizobium sp. AZCC 1719:
- a CDS encoding TRAP transporter large permease, with translation MGFLFLFLGYMGVPVAFALIASVLVVTAFTPVSLASMMAQLFNGMDTEALLAVPFFLLVGDLMTSANVTARMIALSQTLVGHLRGGLAQVVTIFSMFFAGISGSSAADVAILSRTLAPEMKREGYDLAFTAALIASASTMANLIPPSIMAVVYGATGNVSIGGLFLAGVAPGVFVGIGLMIYSHFFGPVGIKRERATFGMVATATKQAAVPLMIPFIIMGGILTGQFTPTEAGIIAVAYIVFVAIPLLNRRHYRHLPRDMALTGLLYSIPLITIGAASVFGWMLAYLRGPAVVSGWISSAAGGDPFLIMLLLVLLFVVVGDFIDAIPAIIIFMPIIDDLTKNADINPVHMGVVIIVTLAFGLITPPYGLALLMASKFVGVRFGRAMLASLPIYIVFLAAIAFCIFFPEVVLWLPKHLLPESVGCFKNPSGAGYICP, from the coding sequence ATGGGATTTCTCTTTCTGTTTCTCGGCTACATGGGCGTGCCGGTGGCCTTTGCCCTGATTGCGTCTGTGCTCGTGGTGACGGCGTTCACCCCGGTCAGCCTCGCCTCGATGATGGCGCAGCTCTTCAACGGAATGGACACCGAAGCCCTGCTTGCGGTGCCGTTCTTCCTGCTGGTCGGCGACCTCATGACGTCGGCAAACGTCACTGCCCGCATGATTGCGTTGTCGCAAACGCTGGTCGGACATTTGCGCGGCGGCCTGGCGCAGGTGGTGACGATCTTCAGCATGTTCTTCGCGGGCATCTCCGGCTCGTCCGCCGCCGACGTCGCCATCCTGTCGCGAACGCTGGCGCCGGAAATGAAGCGGGAAGGCTATGATCTCGCCTTCACGGCGGCGCTGATCGCCTCCGCCTCGACGATGGCCAATCTCATCCCGCCCAGCATCATGGCCGTGGTGTATGGCGCGACCGGCAATGTCTCGATCGGCGGCTTGTTCCTCGCCGGCGTGGCGCCCGGCGTATTCGTCGGCATCGGACTGATGATCTACAGTCACTTCTTCGGGCCCGTTGGCATCAAGCGCGAGCGCGCCACGTTTGGCATGGTCGCGACTGCTACGAAGCAGGCGGCCGTGCCGCTGATGATCCCGTTCATCATCATGGGCGGCATCCTCACCGGCCAATTCACGCCGACCGAGGCGGGCATCATTGCCGTGGCCTATATCGTATTCGTGGCGATCCCGTTGCTCAATCGCCGGCATTACCGGCACTTGCCGCGCGACATGGCGCTGACCGGACTGCTTTATTCCATCCCGCTCATCACCATCGGCGCCGCATCGGTGTTCGGCTGGATGCTGGCCTATCTGCGGGGGCCCGCCGTGGTATCAGGCTGGATATCGTCGGCGGCTGGCGGCGATCCCTTCCTGATCATGCTGTTGCTGGTCCTCTTGTTCGTCGTGGTCGGCGACTTCATCGACGCGATCCCTGCGATCATCATATTCATGCCCATCATCGACGATCTAACCAAGAACGCCGATATCAATCCGGTGCATATGGGCGTCGTCATCATCGTTACGCTGGCGTTCGGGCTGATCACGCCGCCTTACGGGCTTGCGCTGCTGATGGCATCGAAATTTGTCGGGGTGCGTTTCGGCCGGGCGATGCTGGCGTCGCTCCCCATCTACATCGTGTTCCTGGCCGCGATCGCGTTCTGCATCTTCTTCCCCGAAGTCGTGCTGTGGCTGCCCAAGCACCTGCTTCCGGAATCGGTCGGCTGCTTCAAGAATCCGAGCGGCGCTGGCTATATCTGTCCTTGA
- a CDS encoding TRAP transporter small permease — MPGFNSLVLEEQRHLKWRALDWLEQVLMILCGVAITGFSVLVMCDIVTRTIGHPWLWLQEATMTFFIYGIFLGVGAATRRNDHLYLAVLAESLTGNTRLFFETFNRLVVLGVALCMIYFGYLNFLDGFKSLRMPSMTPLASLYAAIPLCGVLIALFTIEQIANGWKNGFGGLSDADEKRKAL; from the coding sequence ATGCCCGGATTCAATAGCCTCGTCCTGGAGGAGCAGCGTCACCTGAAGTGGCGCGCGCTGGACTGGCTCGAGCAGGTTCTGATGATTCTCTGCGGCGTCGCCATCACCGGGTTCTCCGTCCTGGTAATGTGCGACATCGTTACCCGCACCATCGGTCATCCCTGGCTCTGGCTCCAGGAAGCGACGATGACGTTTTTCATCTATGGTATCTTCCTCGGCGTGGGCGCGGCGACGCGGCGCAACGATCATCTCTATCTTGCCGTGCTGGCGGAATCGCTCACCGGCAACACGCGGCTGTTCTTCGAGACGTTCAACCGGCTGGTGGTGCTCGGCGTCGCCCTCTGCATGATCTACTTCGGGTATTTGAACTTTCTGGATGGCTTCAAGAGCCTGCGCATGCCGTCGATGACGCCATTGGCGAGCCTGTACGCAGCCATTCCGCTGTGCGGTGTGCTGATCGCCCTTTTTACCATCGAGCAGATCGCCAACGGCTGGAAGAACGGCTTCGGCGGCCTGTCGGATGCCGACGAGAAGAGGAAGGCGCTGTGA
- a CDS encoding TRAP transporter substrate-binding protein, with translation MSVSRYLPFARGILLGVAIAMVSSPASAQKREFSFAYDQPKNSGYGIGAEMFNKKLLELSKGTLSINQYPGAQLGTEAQTLQKVQTGDIDFVMLSTANASTAQPESGVFSLHYIFRDEAHAIKVLGDPAVIAAMKELYAAKMKGAHMLGLGSQGLRHMYGKKPVQAVADLKGVKVRVQATVTEDTLFPAYGAQVVHMPFGEVYTSLQTGVVDMAENGINNYLVNKHYEPAPVLSLTEHEANNAALFVSDKVWSSLTDEQKKWVQAAADEVSRNEPAQAFKLEHDAQAKLEKIGVKVVKSVDKSGFMAISKPIQDKLAADLGPNAVKVLGMVRNVQ, from the coding sequence ATGTCCGTTTCACGGTATTTGCCGTTCGCGCGCGGCATTCTGCTGGGCGTTGCCATTGCGATGGTGTCGTCGCCAGCGTCGGCGCAAAAGCGCGAATTCTCGTTCGCCTACGACCAGCCGAAGAACAGCGGCTACGGTATCGGCGCCGAAATGTTCAACAAGAAGCTGTTGGAGTTGAGCAAGGGCACGCTCTCGATCAACCAATATCCCGGCGCCCAGCTCGGTACCGAGGCGCAGACCCTGCAAAAAGTCCAAACCGGCGACATCGATTTCGTGATGCTGTCGACCGCCAATGCCTCGACCGCGCAGCCGGAGTCGGGCGTGTTCTCGCTTCACTATATCTTCCGCGATGAAGCGCACGCCATCAAGGTGCTCGGCGATCCCGCCGTCATCGCGGCGATGAAGGAATTATACGCGGCCAAGATGAAGGGCGCGCACATGCTGGGGCTCGGCTCGCAGGGCCTGCGGCACATGTACGGCAAGAAGCCGGTGCAGGCGGTCGCCGACCTCAAGGGCGTCAAGGTTCGGGTGCAGGCGACCGTCACCGAAGATACGCTCTTCCCGGCGTATGGCGCTCAGGTCGTGCACATGCCGTTCGGCGAAGTCTACACCTCGCTGCAGACCGGCGTCGTCGACATGGCCGAAAACGGCATCAACAACTATCTCGTCAACAAGCACTACGAACCCGCCCCCGTGCTCTCGCTCACCGAGCACGAAGCGAACAATGCCGCATTGTTCGTCAGCGACAAGGTATGGAGCAGTCTCACCGACGAGCAGAAGAAGTGGGTGCAGGCGGCCGCCGACGAGGTCAGCAGGAACGAGCCGGCCCAGGCCTTCAAGCTCGAACACGACGCGCAGGCGAAGCTCGAAAAGATCGGCGTCAAGGTCGTCAAGAGCGTCGACAAGAGCGGCTTCATGGCGATCAGCAAGCCGATCCAGGACAAGCTGGCGGCCGATCTCGGACCGAACGCCGTCAAGGTCCTCGGTATGGTGCGCAACGTCCAATAG
- a CDS encoding GntR family transcriptional regulator produces MATAKISKKPPARGDIAKTSGTALPPAATHEREPIAHVIARKLEEDVVLGRRHPRERLVEQDLCAAFDTHRGDIRLALFELEKRGIVERIPNRGAIVRDLKPREVSDIYSVREELEVMAVRILPFPVAPADIVRLEAVQREHGKAVDAGDLLAVFHSNVQFHRALFGLCGNACLIETIENLAQKVSGIRSYAYANPGALNEARQDHIAMIEALRHSRRDELIMLTRRHLKPAEQAYVRAYRQRFGDGAGA; encoded by the coding sequence ATGGCCACTGCCAAAATCTCCAAAAAGCCGCCCGCGCGCGGCGACATTGCGAAAACGTCCGGGACTGCTTTGCCCCCGGCGGCGACGCATGAGCGCGAGCCGATCGCGCATGTGATCGCCAGAAAGCTCGAGGAAGATGTCGTGCTCGGCAGGCGGCATCCGCGCGAGCGCCTGGTCGAGCAGGATCTGTGCGCGGCCTTCGACACCCATCGCGGCGACATCCGGCTGGCGCTGTTCGAACTGGAAAAGCGCGGCATCGTCGAACGCATTCCAAACCGCGGCGCGATCGTGCGCGATCTGAAGCCGCGTGAGGTGAGCGACATCTATAGTGTTCGCGAGGAACTCGAGGTGATGGCGGTGCGGATTCTGCCGTTTCCCGTGGCGCCCGCCGATATCGTCCGGCTGGAAGCCGTGCAGCGCGAGCACGGCAAGGCCGTGGATGCCGGCGACCTTCTGGCGGTGTTCCACAGCAATGTGCAATTCCACCGCGCCCTGTTCGGGCTATGCGGCAACGCTTGCCTGATCGAGACCATCGAAAATCTGGCGCAAAAGGTCTCGGGCATCCGCTCCTATGCCTACGCCAACCCGGGCGCGCTGAATGAGGCCCGCCAGGACCACATTGCCATGATCGAGGCCCTTCGGCATTCCCGCCGCGACGAGTTGATCATGCTGACAAGGCGTCACCTCAAACCGGCCGAGCAGGCCTATGTTCGCGCCTACCGCCAACGTTTCGGCGACGGCGCAGGTGCCTGA
- a CDS encoding MarR family winged helix-turn-helix transcriptional regulator, whose amino-acid sequence MAEFAQLARTMAVECPALRVRQASRVLAKLFDDELAPFGLLSSQLPVIATAALFGDSGAPMNKLAQALLMDRTTLTRSIRPLERAGLLRVARSPEDARTKIVVITRSGERMIETIFPVWKRVLEQIKKPLGAEMLTDLHARLDRVIALSRVAERGAPSSDGALSNEGRGGLRSSKTPYKG is encoded by the coding sequence ATGGCTGAATTCGCTCAGCTAGCACGAACGATGGCCGTGGAGTGCCCCGCTCTCCGCGTGCGGCAAGCCTCGCGTGTCCTCGCAAAGCTCTTCGACGACGAGCTAGCGCCTTTCGGACTGCTCTCGTCGCAACTGCCCGTCATCGCGACCGCCGCGCTGTTCGGAGATTCGGGTGCGCCTATGAACAAGCTCGCACAGGCACTGCTGATGGATCGCACTACCCTGACGCGAAGCATCCGACCGCTCGAACGTGCCGGGCTCTTACGTGTGGCGCGGTCCCCGGAAGATGCTCGCACAAAAATCGTCGTCATCACGCGGTCCGGTGAGCGCATGATTGAAACGATCTTTCCCGTGTGGAAGCGGGTTCTTGAGCAAATCAAGAAGCCCCTCGGCGCGGAGATGCTTACCGACCTTCATGCGCGGCTCGATCGGGTGATTGCGCTCTCTCGCGTTGCGGAGCGTGGCGCGCCGTCCAGCGACGGCGCTCTCTCTAATGAGGGGCGTGGCGGCCTGCGTTCATCAAAGACCCCATACAAGGGGTGA
- a CDS encoding DUF1993 domain-containing protein — translation MSMFNTSIPVFEVGLNTLSTLLDKAEAYSRAKGIDPAVLLNTRLFPDMFAFSQQVQSACDQAKNGGARLAGLEPPRYEDNEKTIAELRNRIAKTIDFIKTLDPQGIDTAAEREITFPLGPSNKGHMRGIDYLNHFALPNFYFHLTTAYDILRHCGVEIGKRDFLGAIPMRIS, via the coding sequence ATGTCAATGTTCAACACTTCAATTCCAGTATTCGAGGTCGGTCTCAACACGCTGTCGACGCTCCTCGACAAGGCCGAGGCCTATTCCAGGGCGAAGGGCATTGATCCCGCAGTGCTTCTCAATACGCGCCTCTTTCCCGACATGTTCGCATTCTCTCAGCAAGTGCAGAGCGCTTGCGACCAGGCCAAGAACGGGGGCGCGCGGCTCGCCGGTCTTGAGCCGCCAAGATACGAGGACAATGAGAAGACGATCGCTGAACTCAGGAATCGCATTGCAAAAACGATCGATTTCATAAAGACGCTCGACCCGCAGGGCATCGACACGGCTGCCGAACGCGAAATCACGTTCCCGCTCGGCCCGAGCAACAAGGGGCACATGCGAGGTATCGACTATCTCAACCACTTCGCACTGCCCAACTTCTACTTTCACCTGACCACGGCCTACGACATTCTCCGGCACTGTGGCGTCGAGATCGGCAAGCGTGATTTCCTCGGCGCCATCCCGATGAGAATCTCGTGA